From the Luteolibacter sp. Y139 genome, one window contains:
- a CDS encoding Ig-like domain-containing protein, protein MKLTSCSTGVLATCLAAALLFSATPLSAQTLTNPGFDAANFTTFPGYASGNGGAASINGWTPSPLDRVGLNPASTSPFANNGTIPSTPNVAFLQATGAATPSLSTTVSGLTIGTKYNVSVRVNARSQTPANVPHIRFSIDNPAAGPTVSAEVSAVGGTAAYRTASFEFTATATSHVITFTNTKPTVAPASSANGDHTLLLDSLTVVPSTNSWSFSPWTDDASSGVDSSYVYTHAFKLSNANTNVTINGVTFYGRQGALPGVYNLTGLTASAAFGAGVLQVTGNSATLASPFRYDGATSVTLQNLKPSTQYLFTIYGAGWDAPTDATANRASTFSSSLGGNSYTVNLNQYGKGQGIKVNYTYTTDALGSPVTISYPPLSGLSFHTSAFSNRETTPRTATSAWSVNAWHDDSDSGISPNHVYTHAQSYGTTVSPNINGVNFTGIAGVNPTGTNCSLTLPTIFNNDTNSITGYGAAMAKDFGYNGSPSVFSLSGLTAGKQYVFSIYSAGFGAGAREGAFYGTVPGEPPSILNQHTYGDNQGIRFDYSYTATAATATIMLHGITGTDTMHIYGSSNREANAMVGVAPTITLQPVGASIGLHSSYTLRGAATGSATLTYQWKRGTQDVPGATEPVLLIEDADVSDGGSYTLVVTNGVSSATSNAAVVSVLENVPGVFPTGVNNFGQALPAGATDAHYTLIVNPDNPSSTNVLVQNPIPGSWIPHSATSTWVGPRTVTNAAAALNSDAGEGPGTYVYRTQVDLTGFDVSTVQITGSWATDNSGLALRVNGSPTGITNTAGVTYGVLAPFTINSTNAPSLTAGINNIDFVVNNADAVTGYTGLRVEGLHAIGIVPLNTPPHIVVQPQGGTGPHNGVFTLGVAASGSATLSYQWYKGSNPIPDATSPTYEVSIDDLTSGGNFKVRVTNSVTFVDSNVATVTVGNTNPAVSDDNLTTDANVPLEINPVFDMFVNDTDSDGDTLTIASFSATSFNGGTITNDGGILTYTPATGYSGLDGFTYSVSDGWGGTSALGTVLITVNPAASTAPGPLTLVVDLNGNSVTGTFTGAPGATYILQRSTTLQAASWTNVDTEVAPPSGTVTVLDNDPPDVRAYYRISYTE, encoded by the coding sequence ATGAAACTAACCTCGTGCTCCACAGGAGTGCTGGCGACTTGCCTCGCCGCGGCGCTCCTGTTCTCCGCGACCCCCTTGTCGGCGCAAACCTTGACCAACCCGGGATTCGATGCCGCCAACTTCACCACCTTCCCAGGCTATGCTTCCGGCAACGGCGGCGCCGCCTCGATCAACGGATGGACGCCCTCGCCGCTCGACCGGGTCGGCCTCAATCCGGCGAGCACCTCCCCGTTTGCCAACAATGGCACGATTCCCAGCACCCCGAATGTCGCCTTCCTCCAGGCCACGGGCGCGGCAACGCCATCGCTTTCAACCACCGTCTCGGGCCTGACGATCGGCACCAAATACAACGTGTCGGTCAGGGTGAATGCTCGTTCGCAGACTCCCGCGAACGTCCCCCATATCCGCTTCTCGATCGATAACCCGGCAGCGGGACCGACCGTCTCTGCGGAAGTGTCTGCCGTCGGGGGCACCGCTGCCTACCGCACCGCCAGCTTTGAATTCACCGCGACGGCCACGTCGCACGTGATCACCTTCACCAATACAAAACCGACGGTAGCTCCTGCGAGTTCCGCCAATGGCGACCACACGCTGCTTCTGGACAGCCTGACCGTGGTCCCTTCGACCAATTCGTGGAGCTTCTCCCCATGGACCGACGATGCGAGTTCCGGAGTCGACTCCAGCTACGTCTACACTCACGCCTTCAAGCTGAGCAATGCCAACACGAACGTGACGATCAATGGCGTCACCTTCTACGGACGCCAGGGCGCGCTGCCGGGCGTCTACAATCTTACCGGGCTCACTGCCTCCGCCGCCTTTGGTGCCGGGGTCCTGCAAGTTACCGGCAATAGCGCCACGCTGGCGAGCCCGTTCCGCTACGACGGCGCGACCTCGGTCACCCTTCAGAACCTGAAGCCGAGCACGCAGTATCTCTTCACCATCTACGGTGCCGGCTGGGATGCGCCGACGGACGCGACGGCCAATCGGGCATCGACCTTCAGCAGCAGCCTCGGAGGCAACTCCTACACGGTGAACCTGAACCAATACGGAAAAGGCCAGGGGATCAAGGTGAACTACACCTACACGACCGACGCGCTCGGTTCGCCGGTGACGATCTCCTATCCGCCCCTGTCCGGCCTCTCCTTCCACACCAGCGCCTTCAGCAACCGGGAAACGACACCCCGCACCGCCACCAGCGCTTGGTCCGTCAATGCATGGCATGATGACTCCGATTCCGGCATCAGCCCGAATCACGTCTACACTCACGCCCAAAGCTACGGCACCACCGTTTCCCCGAACATCAACGGCGTGAACTTCACCGGTATCGCCGGCGTGAATCCCACGGGAACGAATTGCAGCCTCACCCTGCCGACCATCTTCAACAACGATACCAACTCCATCACCGGCTACGGCGCCGCGATGGCGAAGGACTTCGGCTACAATGGCTCCCCGAGCGTCTTCAGCCTCTCGGGCCTGACCGCGGGCAAGCAATACGTCTTCTCGATCTACTCGGCCGGCTTCGGCGCGGGAGCACGCGAAGGAGCATTCTACGGAACAGTCCCCGGCGAGCCCCCGTCCATCCTCAATCAGCATACCTACGGCGACAACCAGGGTATCCGCTTCGATTACTCATACACGGCGACCGCCGCCACTGCCACCATCATGCTCCACGGCATCACCGGCACCGATACGATGCACATCTATGGCAGCAGCAATCGTGAGGCGAACGCCATGGTCGGCGTGGCTCCCACGATCACCCTGCAGCCGGTGGGAGCATCCATCGGCCTTCACAGCAGCTACACCCTGCGGGGTGCAGCCACCGGCAGTGCAACCCTGACCTACCAGTGGAAGCGCGGCACCCAGGACGTCCCGGGAGCGACGGAGCCCGTGCTCCTCATCGAAGATGCCGATGTCTCGGATGGCGGCAGCTACACGCTGGTCGTGACCAATGGCGTCAGCTCCGCCACCAGCAACGCGGCCGTGGTCTCCGTGCTTGAAAACGTCCCCGGTGTCTTCCCCACCGGCGTGAACAACTTCGGCCAGGCACTGCCTGCCGGAGCGACGGATGCGCACTACACGCTCATCGTGAACCCGGACAATCCGTCGAGCACCAACGTGCTCGTCCAAAACCCGATTCCTGGTTCGTGGATTCCTCATTCGGCTACCTCAACCTGGGTCGGCCCACGTACCGTCACCAACGCTGCTGCCGCACTGAACTCGGATGCGGGCGAAGGTCCCGGCACCTACGTCTATCGCACCCAGGTTGATCTGACCGGCTTCGATGTCTCCACCGTGCAGATCACCGGAAGCTGGGCCACCGACAACTCCGGCCTCGCACTCCGCGTGAACGGATCGCCCACCGGCATCACCAACACCGCTGGCGTCACCTACGGCGTGCTGGCCCCGTTCACGATCAATAGCACCAATGCTCCAAGCCTCACGGCCGGCATTAACAACATCGACTTCGTGGTGAACAACGCTGACGCAGTCACCGGATACACCGGCCTGCGAGTCGAAGGCCTGCACGCCATCGGTATCGTTCCGCTGAACACCCCGCCGCACATCGTGGTGCAACCACAAGGCGGCACCGGTCCCCACAATGGTGTCTTCACGCTCGGCGTCGCAGCCAGTGGTTCCGCTACCCTGAGCTACCAATGGTACAAGGGCAGCAACCCGATCCCCGACGCGACCTCCCCGACCTATGAGGTGTCGATCGATGATCTGACCTCTGGCGGCAACTTCAAGGTGCGCGTGACCAATAGCGTCACCTTCGTCGATAGCAACGTGGCCACGGTCACGGTGGGCAATACCAACCCGGCGGTGTCCGATGACAACCTGACCACCGACGCAAACGTGCCGCTCGAGATCAACCCCGTGTTCGACATGTTCGTCAACGACACCGACTCGGATGGGGACACGCTGACGATCGCCAGCTTCAGTGCCACCAGCTTTAACGGCGGCACGATTACCAACGACGGAGGCATTCTCACCTACACGCCGGCAACCGGCTACAGCGGTCTGGATGGCTTCACCTACTCGGTCAGCGATGGCTGGGGCGGCACGTCCGCCCTCGGCACGGTGCTGATCACCGTGAATCCCGCCGCCAGCACGGCTCCGGGTCCGCTGACGCTGGTAGTGGATCTCAATGGCAACTCGGTCACCGGCACCTTCACGGGTGCTCCGGGCGCCACCTACATCCTGCAGCGCTCCACCACCCTGCAAGCGGCGAGCTGGACCAATGTGGATACGGAAGTCGCACCACCTTCGGGCACCGTGACGGTGTTGGACAATGATCCACCGGACGTGCGCGCCTACTATCGCATCTCCTACACGGAGTGA
- a CDS encoding DUF4240 domain-containing protein, which produces MDKNAFWKLLDGLDTEDAAAELASRLEELEPAEIADFQRHFDDAHAKAYTWSLWGAAYLMEGGCSDDGFNDFRYGLISRGQKVYEAALANPDSLADLLDEEDFLSNEEFGYVAGQVYQSITDEEIPHSDDPPALEPSGEEWDFDDEDLNAEKLPKLAAKFGG; this is translated from the coding sequence ATGGATAAGAACGCATTCTGGAAACTCCTCGACGGCCTCGACACCGAGGACGCCGCCGCTGAACTCGCCAGCCGTCTCGAAGAACTCGAACCGGCCGAGATCGCGGACTTCCAGCGTCACTTCGATGACGCTCATGCCAAGGCCTACACCTGGTCGCTGTGGGGTGCCGCGTATCTCATGGAAGGCGGCTGCTCGGACGATGGATTCAACGACTTCCGCTATGGCCTGATTTCCCGCGGCCAGAAGGTCTACGAAGCGGCTCTCGCGAATCCCGACAGTCTCGCCGATCTCCTGGACGAAGAAGATTTCCTTTCCAACGAGGAGTTCGGCTACGTGGCCGGCCAAGTTTACCAGTCGATCACCGACGAGGAGATCCCGCATTCCGACGACCCACCGGCCTTGGAGCCTTCAGGTGAAGAGTGGGATTTCGATGACGAGGATCTGAACGCCGAGAAGCTTCCGAAGCTGGCGGCGAAGTTCGGGGGCTAA
- a CDS encoding DUF1501 domain-containing protein, giving the protein MDNTRRTFLKALSASSLAAAMSGAPRAFGSEEVVHPKATADCCILLWMAGGMAAPETFDPKGYHPFEKGLPIDKILSTFPAINTSLDGVKIGQGLEEIAKLMDRATLIRSHVQPDLGSILHSRHQYHWHTGYVPPQTVAAPHIGAWMARVLGPRNPVMPAFVNIGQRLEGIGESEELKAFTTGGFFGSEFGPFNLPFPDEAARSVRPPEGMDASRFANRYQLYRKLVDANPQRDFMSDYQQESMLRSLENAHRLLGSKEKEAFDLTRESKSALDAYDSGRFGRGCLLARRLAEAGARFIEVTTEYVPFVYWDTHENGHDTVVKMKQEIDRPIAQLIRDLEERRMLDRTLVIIASEFSRDMMIEGVPGSTAKDQARVKSDTLESMTHYGLHRHFTGGSSVVMFGGGVKKGHVHGATADERPLVAVKDPVTISDLHATIFTAMGISPKTVYDIEKRPFYATEDGKGKPVMSLFGS; this is encoded by the coding sequence ATGGACAACACACGCCGCACGTTTCTCAAGGCGCTCTCCGCCTCCAGCCTCGCCGCAGCGATGTCCGGCGCTCCACGCGCCTTCGGCAGCGAAGAGGTCGTCCATCCGAAGGCGACTGCCGATTGCTGCATCCTGCTGTGGATGGCCGGTGGCATGGCCGCTCCGGAAACCTTCGATCCGAAGGGCTACCACCCTTTCGAAAAAGGCCTGCCGATCGACAAGATCCTCAGCACCTTCCCCGCCATCAATACCTCGCTCGATGGCGTGAAGATCGGCCAAGGCCTTGAGGAAATCGCAAAGCTGATGGATCGCGCCACGCTGATCCGTTCGCACGTGCAGCCGGACCTGGGCTCCATCCTTCACTCGCGCCACCAGTATCATTGGCACACCGGCTATGTGCCGCCGCAGACCGTCGCCGCCCCGCACATCGGCGCGTGGATGGCGCGCGTGCTCGGCCCGCGCAATCCGGTGATGCCCGCCTTTGTCAATATTGGCCAGCGGCTCGAAGGCATCGGCGAAAGCGAGGAGCTCAAGGCCTTCACCACCGGCGGCTTCTTCGGGTCTGAGTTCGGACCCTTCAATCTCCCCTTCCCGGACGAGGCCGCGCGTTCGGTGCGCCCACCCGAGGGCATGGACGCCAGCCGCTTCGCGAACCGCTACCAACTCTACCGGAAGCTCGTCGACGCGAACCCGCAGCGCGACTTCATGAGCGACTACCAGCAGGAGTCGATGCTCCGCTCGCTGGAAAACGCGCACCGCTTGTTAGGCTCGAAGGAGAAGGAAGCCTTCGACCTCACCCGCGAGTCGAAGTCAGCGCTGGATGCCTATGATTCGGGACGCTTTGGACGCGGCTGCCTCTTGGCCCGGCGTTTGGCGGAAGCGGGTGCACGCTTCATCGAGGTCACCACCGAGTACGTTCCCTTCGTTTACTGGGATACCCACGAGAACGGCCACGACACCGTCGTCAAAATGAAGCAAGAGATCGATCGTCCGATCGCTCAACTGATCCGCGACCTCGAAGAGCGGCGCATGCTGGACCGCACGCTGGTCATCATCGCCAGCGAGTTCAGCCGCGACATGATGATCGAAGGCGTGCCCGGCTCGACGGCGAAGGACCAGGCACGCGTGAAATCCGACACCTTGGAGAGCATGACCCACTACGGCCTGCACCGCCACTTCACCGGCGGCTCATCGGTCGTGATGTTCGGCGGCGGCGTAAAGAAAGGCCACGTTCACGGTGCGACCGCGGACGAACGCCCTCTGGTCGCCGTGAAGGACCCGGTCACCATCAGCGATCTCCATGCCACCATCTTCACCGCCATGGGCATCAGCCCGAAGACAGTCTATGACATCGAGAAGCGTCCCTTCTACGCCACCGAAGATGGCAAGGGGAAGCCAGTGATGAGCCTGTTCGGGTCTTAG
- a CDS encoding DUF1549 domain-containing protein, whose translation MRRAVKSTTGLGGMAAVLLAPLAARADVDFAHQVVPILKEHCSKCHMDTAKKGGFSMNTRESLLAGSEDGAVVEPGKADESVLLESVLSEDKSDRMPPKGERVPADQVEILKKWINEGMAWEPGFSFGKAAYEPPLKPRRPQLPPVVEGRENPIDRLVDAYFADNKVTRPQPLGDAAFIRRLTLDLTGLLPTPEAIDAFVADKAPDKREKLITATLARDTDYAEHWLSFWNDLLRNDYQGTGYIDGGRKPITGWLYQSLVSNKPYDQFARELLAPPTPDSRGFIDGIQWRGSVNASQVREIQFSQSISQTFLGLNMKCASCHDSFVDRWKLDQAYGLAAIYSERPLEIARCDKPTGRMAKAGWIFPELGEVDASAPQPERLKQLAGLMTHPDNGRFTRTIVNRLWHRLMGRGIVHPVDAMDTQPWNEDLLDYLAVRFVDDGYDLKKALAFIASSQIYQSQPVVTAKNADPAIFRGPLPKRMTAEEFVDAVWTLTGTAPAKANDAVPRGKGSGSSALAAKWIWSDANASSAMPDDNAITLGTEVTLPTAPLSAKAVFIADNEAEIFVNGRSIVHETIRPEGPRGVAVDLKDLRAGKNSIIVIARNGGSGPNPAGFLLEGRIELPDGKPLTIATGPSWKWTATLPDAKGRFPRPPQDWQPAQVLANPAVWDRFVAAMPPLTADSSPMVRASLVPADLLMRALGRPNREQIVSMRPDNITTLEAIDLANGEQLAGLLKKGAASLSAARKPTPELIDQVFLRSLGRRATAAEKNGLGTVLGSQPTPQAIEDLLWMVILLPEFQFVR comes from the coding sequence ATGAGGAGAGCCGTCAAATCAACGACCGGGCTGGGTGGGATGGCAGCGGTGCTACTGGCACCGCTCGCCGCCCGGGCGGACGTGGACTTTGCCCACCAGGTCGTCCCGATCCTGAAGGAGCACTGCTCCAAGTGCCACATGGACACCGCCAAAAAAGGCGGCTTCTCCATGAACACCCGCGAGTCACTGCTCGCCGGTTCTGAGGACGGCGCGGTCGTCGAACCCGGCAAGGCGGACGAGAGCGTTCTGTTGGAAAGCGTTCTCTCCGAGGACAAGTCGGACCGCATGCCGCCGAAGGGTGAGCGTGTTCCCGCGGACCAAGTCGAAATCCTCAAGAAGTGGATCAACGAGGGCATGGCGTGGGAGCCCGGCTTCAGCTTTGGCAAGGCTGCCTACGAGCCGCCGCTCAAGCCGCGTCGGCCACAACTGCCGCCGGTGGTGGAAGGCCGCGAAAATCCCATCGATCGCCTGGTCGACGCCTACTTCGCCGACAACAAGGTCACCCGCCCGCAACCTCTCGGTGATGCCGCTTTCATCCGTCGCCTCACCCTCGATCTCACCGGCCTGCTTCCCACGCCGGAAGCCATCGATGCCTTCGTGGCCGACAAGGCACCGGACAAGCGCGAGAAACTGATCACCGCCACGCTTGCCCGCGACACCGACTACGCCGAGCACTGGCTGAGCTTTTGGAACGACCTGCTCCGGAATGATTACCAAGGCACCGGCTACATCGATGGCGGCCGCAAGCCAATCACCGGCTGGCTCTATCAGTCGCTGGTCTCTAACAAACCTTACGACCAATTCGCCCGCGAGCTGCTCGCGCCTCCAACCCCGGACTCGCGCGGCTTCATCGATGGCATCCAGTGGCGCGGCAGCGTCAATGCCTCGCAAGTCCGAGAGATCCAGTTTTCCCAATCCATCTCGCAGACCTTCCTGGGTCTGAACATGAAGTGCGCCTCGTGCCACGATAGCTTCGTGGACCGCTGGAAGCTCGATCAGGCTTACGGTCTCGCCGCCATCTACTCCGAGCGGCCCTTGGAAATCGCGCGCTGCGACAAACCCACCGGCCGCATGGCCAAGGCCGGCTGGATCTTCCCCGAGCTCGGCGAAGTCGATGCAAGTGCGCCCCAACCGGAGCGGCTGAAGCAACTCGCCGGCCTGATGACCCATCCGGACAACGGCCGCTTCACCCGCACCATCGTCAATCGCCTGTGGCACCGCCTGATGGGCCGTGGGATCGTCCATCCGGTCGATGCCATGGACACCCAGCCGTGGAATGAAGACCTGCTCGACTACCTCGCCGTCCGCTTCGTGGATGACGGCTACGACTTGAAAAAGGCACTCGCCTTCATCGCCTCGTCCCAGATCTATCAGTCCCAGCCGGTGGTGACCGCGAAGAATGCCGACCCCGCCATCTTCCGTGGCCCGCTTCCCAAGCGCATGACCGCCGAGGAATTCGTGGATGCCGTGTGGACGCTCACCGGCACCGCACCGGCCAAAGCGAATGACGCAGTCCCGCGCGGCAAGGGAAGCGGCTCCTCCGCCCTCGCCGCCAAGTGGATCTGGTCGGATGCGAATGCCTCGTCGGCAATGCCCGATGACAACGCCATCACGCTCGGCACCGAAGTCACCCTGCCGACCGCACCACTGTCCGCGAAGGCCGTGTTTATCGCCGACAACGAGGCCGAGATCTTCGTCAATGGCCGCTCCATCGTGCACGAGACCATCCGGCCGGAAGGTCCGCGTGGCGTCGCCGTCGACTTGAAGGATCTCCGCGCAGGGAAAAACTCCATCATCGTCATCGCTCGCAATGGCGGCAGTGGGCCAAATCCCGCGGGCTTCCTGTTAGAAGGCCGGATCGAGTTGCCCGATGGCAAGCCGCTCACCATCGCGACCGGGCCGTCATGGAAATGGACTGCCACGCTGCCTGATGCGAAGGGCCGCTTCCCTCGCCCGCCGCAGGATTGGCAGCCAGCTCAGGTGCTGGCGAATCCAGCAGTGTGGGATCGCTTCGTCGCCGCAATGCCTCCGCTCACCGCCGATTCGTCACCGATGGTGCGCGCGTCCTTGGTTCCGGCGGATCTCCTGATGCGCGCACTCGGCCGGCCGAATCGCGAACAGATCGTCAGCATGCGTCCGGACAATATCACCACGCTGGAGGCCATCGACCTCGCGAATGGTGAGCAGCTTGCCGGCCTTCTCAAAAAAGGTGCCGCTTCCCTCTCCGCCGCACGAAAGCCCACGCCCGAGCTGATCGACCAGGTTTTCCTGCGATCCCTCGGCCGCCGCGCCACTGCCGCCGAGAAGAACGGTCTCGGCACCGTGCTCGGCTCGCAACCCACGCCGCAGGCGATCGAAGACCTCCTGTGGATGGTCATCCTGTTGCCGGAATTCCAATTCGTCCGCTAA